A single Lentimicrobium sp. L6 DNA region contains:
- a CDS encoding SoxR reducing system RseC family protein, with translation MSEKIGDQIQHDGIITLVEPDKLSVSIISMATCASCQVKGACSASDMKEKIVEVKPHTNQDYKVGDKVIIAIDQKVGTWAVLFGYVFPLIIVVVALIIFTNLIEDEGLAGLISIALLAPYYAILYFTRKRMANNFEFKLLK, from the coding sequence ATGTCAGAAAAAATCGGTGATCAAATACAGCATGATGGTATTATCACTCTAGTAGAGCCTGATAAACTCTCTGTGAGTATTATTTCAATGGCAACTTGTGCTTCTTGTCAGGTGAAAGGAGCTTGTTCTGCTTCCGATATGAAGGAGAAAATAGTTGAGGTGAAGCCACATACCAACCAAGACTATAAGGTTGGTGATAAAGTGATTATTGCTATTGATCAGAAAGTTGGAACCTGGGCGGTCCTATTTGGATATGTGTTTCCGCTAATTATAGTAGTGGTGGCTTTAATTATTTTTACTAACCTCATTGAAGATGAAGGTCTGGCTGGATTGATTTCTATTGCACTATTAGCTCCCTATTATGCTATTTTGTATTTTACTAGAAAGCGAATGGCGAATAATTTTGAATTTAAACTTTTGAAATAA